In the Triticum urartu cultivar G1812 unplaced genomic scaffold, Tu2.1 TuUngrouped_contig_5552, whole genome shotgun sequence genome, one interval contains:
- the LOC125529366 gene encoding transcription factor bHLH49-like, whose translation METNEKNAADLEDKNQPSGHGQQPSFHGPGFSLSPEAQMDSSSSALAAMGNPFPPGLWNPPGQNFGLGETNTNAMLNGHQFSSFLGMLSAATPAYPGAQSGFMDCGAGFPGLSANSLGAMMDHPFSRNPAMGSFQNDIETSREMNVDEGCKDALLTGDRQQGDTESSHGVDASSKELSKPECSGGAGQDEGPSVSCPKKRKRPSQDRGVKHVQEGSQQLATLAAKQEKDDDDKDEPKRPIGTSRKSNGKQTEDKSDAPKEDYIHIRARSGQATNSHSLAERVRREKISERMKFLQDLVPGCSKVIGKAVMLDEIINYVQSLQRQVEFLSMKLSAVNPALDFNIERILSKDLFQSQGTASSTFGFLPDIGHQFLHPPKHSQAALHSIVNPADAFGRVTNAPVGCTFKEATHQVPNNFDGEFHNVIGMPFTLFNDHESNDKP comes from the exons ATGGAGACGAATGAGAAGAACGCCGCTGATTTGGAGGACAAGAACCAGCCCAGCGGGCACGGCCAGCAGCCGAGCTTCCACGGGCCCGGGTTCTCGCTCTCGCCGGAAGCTCAGATGGATTCTTCCAGCAGTGCGCTGGCCGCCATGGGGAACCCGTTCCCTCCTGGCTTGTGGAACCCACCTGGCCAGAACTTCGGGCTGGGGGAGACCAACACTAACGCTATGCTTAATGGGCACCAGTTCTCCTCGTTCTTGGGGATGCTGTCAGCAGCGACGCCCGCATATCCCGGCGCCCAGTCGGGGTTCATGGATTGTGGGGCAGGGTTTCCTGGCTTAAGTGCAAACAGTCTTGGAGCCATGATGGATCACCCTTTTTCTAGGAACCCTGCTATGGGTAGTTTCCAAAACGATATTGAGACGTCTAGGGAGATGAATGTGGACGAAGGTTGCAAGGATGCATTATTGACCGGTGATAGGCAGCAAGGAGACACCGAGAGTTCACATGGTGTTGATGCCTCTAGCAAGGAGTTAAGCAAGCCGGAGTGCAGTGGTGGCGCTGGTCAGGATGAAGGGCCTAGTGTCTCTTGTCCCAAGAAGAGGAAAAGACCAAGCCAG gaTCGTGGGGTGAAGCATGTACAAGAAGGGAGCCAGCAATTGGCAACTCTGGCTGCAAAGCAGGAGAAAGATGACGACGACAAAGATGAACCAAAGAGGCCTATTGGGACATCCAGAAAGTCCAACGGGAAGCAAACTGAGGATAAATCTGATGCGCCAAAGGAAGATTACATTCATATAAGAGCTCGAAGTGGCCAGGCTACAAACAGCCATAGTCTTGCAGAAAGG GTTCGGAGGGAAAAGATTAGTGAAAGGATGAAATTTCTTCAGGACCTTGTTCCTGGTTGTAGTAAA GTCATTGGTAAGGCCGTTATGCTGGATGAGATAATCAATTATGTTCAATCATTACAGCGGCAAGTTGAG TTTTTGTCGATGAAACTTTCAGCTGTCAATCCAGCACTAGACTTCAACATAGAGCGCATTCTATCTAAGGAT TTATTTCAGTCTCAAGGAACTGCATCGTCTACCTTTGGCTTCTTACCAGACATTGGCCATCAATTTTTGCATCCACCAAAACATTCTCAAGCTGCGTTGCACAGCATTGTAAATCCCGCCGATGCATTTGGAAGGGTAACAAATGCTCCGGTAGGATGTACATTCAAAGAGGCCACACATCAG GTGCCCAATAATTTTGATGGAGAGTTCCACAACGTGATTGGGATGCCTTTTACCCTGTTTAATGACCATGAATCAAATGATAAACCTTGA